Genomic DNA from Salinibacter pepae:
ACGGCCTCCTCCGGGGTAAGCCCGACAAGATCGGCGGCCGCCTCGTTCACGAACTGGTAGCGGCCCGCCCGGTCCTTCAGGTACACGGCCTGAGCGGTGTTTTCGACGAGCGCGCTGAGCTGGCGATTTTTCTGCGCGAGCTCTTGCTCTGAGGCCTTGCGGTCTGTGATGTCGGTGAAGTAGAGCGACAGCCCGCTCTCGTCGGGGTAGACGCGGACCTCGAACCAGCGGTCCAGGCCCGGGTCGTACCGCTCGAAGGACTGCCGCTCCTGAGTCGCCATGGCCACGTCGAGGGCGTCCTCCGCGGCGGTTCCCTGCGACTCCGGGAAGGCGTCCCACACGTGCCGGCCGATCAGTTGCGCCCGGTCGGCGTCCAGGATCTGTTCGGCCCGGTCGTTGACGTAGGTGTAGCGGAGGTCCGTGTCGAGGGCCACGACGCCCTCGCTTACGCGCTCAAGAACGGTGCTTCGTCGCAGCGCCTCGTCGTCGTCAAGGTTCTGCACGGCAGGAGAGATCATGTCGTCGGAGAACCGGGTGGGGCGAAACGGATGCGTGCTCGATCTGTCACGAATCACCTCGCAATGACCGTACCACCCCGGTGGGCCGCCCGGTCACGTTCTGGGTGCCTCCACCCCCCGGACGGGCGCTCGCAGGAAGCAGGCGGGCGGCCGTTGGTTGCGCGGGCCGGTCCGGAAGTGGGAGGGGCCCCGGACGGAAACATTTGCCGTTCCCCGTTCAGGCGGACGGGGCCTCCGAATGCCGCTCCTCGTACGGCCCGAAGTGCTTCACCGGCTCGTCGTAGCCGAGGAGGCGGGTCTGCACCCACCCGACGGCACGGTCCTGAAACATGGCGATTGAGGGGACGATCATCATGAGGACGGCCGTGCCGAAGACGATGCCGACCCCGAGGCTCACGGCCATCGGGATGAGGAACTGGGCCTGCACGCTCTGCTCCACGATGATGGGGAAGAGGCCCAGGAACGTGGTCAGGGACGTAAGCAGGATGGGGCGGAAGCGCATCTGCCCGGCCCGGACGAGCGCGTCGGGCCAGTCGCGGCCCTTGGCGCGCTCCTCGTTGGCAAAGTCGAGCATCACGAGCGCGTCGTTTACGATGACGCCGCTGAGGCCCACGATGCCGTAGATGCTGAGCAGGCCGAGCTGGATGTCGAGCATCAGGTGGCCCAGCAGGGCCCCGATCCAGCCGAACGGAATGGTGCTCATGATGACCAGGGGCTGGAGGTACGACCGGAAGGGAATGGCCAAGAGGGCGTAGATGGCAAACAGCGCGAGCAGAAACCCGATCACGAGGGCGCTCTGCGCCTTGCGCTGCTGCCGCTGCTGCCCGCCGAAGGTAAAGGTGGCCCCCGGAATCTCGCGCTGAATATTGGGGAGCACGCTGGACTGGAGGCTCGCTTTAACCGCGTTGCCGGTCGTGACGCCCGGGTCCACGTCGGCCGTCACCGTGACGACCCGGCGGCCGTCCTGCCGGTTGATCTGCGAGGGGCTGTACCCGAACGACACGTCCGCCACCTCTTCCAGGGGCACCTGCGCCCCGGCGGCCGTCCGGATGCGGTAGTTGCTCAGGTCCTCGATGGAATTGCGCTGGTCGTCGGGCAGCCGGGTGTAGACGCGCACCTCGTTCTGCCCGCGCTGGAGCCGGTAGGACTCCAGCCCGAAGAAGGCGGCGCGGACCTGGCCGGCGAGGTCGTTGAGCGAGAGGCCGAGCGTCCGGGCGCCCGGCTTCATCGCCAGTTCCAGCTCCCGCTTGCCCTGCTCCTGGTCGGACTTGATGTCGAACACGCCCCCGAAGCGGGCCAGGGAGTCCTGGACGGCGGCCACCGTCCGGTCGAGCTTGTCGGACGTGGGGGCCGACAGCTCCACCGAGACGGGCTTGCCCACCGACACCACGTTGGCGGTAAACGAGAGCGAGCGCGCGCTGGGCACCCGTCCGGTCTCCGCGCGCCATCGCTCCTCAAACTGGGCGGACGTGATGTCCCGCTCCTCCGGGTCGATCATCTCGAAGCTCACCTCGGCCACGTTGGCCTGTGTGGCGGTGAAGCCGCCCGCGCCGGGGTCGCTGTTGGCCTGGGGCTGACGGCCGACAGCCACGTACACGTTTTCGACGAGGTCCTGTCCGGCCTTCGCCTCGAGGGCCTCGATGGCCTCGTACCCCGTCTCTTGCAGGCGGGCCGTCATGCGCTCGGTGGCCTCCGGCGTGGTGCCCACCGGCATCTCCAACTGGGCGGTCACCAGCTTGCCCTGCACGCTGGGGAAAAAGGAGAACCCGATGTACCCGTTGCTGGCGAAACTGAAGGAGATGAACAGCATCGACACGCCCGCCGCGAGGGTGACCCCGTAGTGCCGGGTGGCGAACCGGAGGGCCGTCGTAAGCGGGCCGCGCACGAAGGTCCAGAGCTGGGCGGCCACCCACCGCCGCACCCGGTTGAGCGTGCGGATCGGGAGGGTGGGGGTGCCCGGTTCCTGGTCCGGGCGTTCCGACAGGTGGTACGGGAGGATCAAGAGCACCTCCACGAGCGACAGCAGCAGGACGATGATGACGATCGTGGGGATGTCCCCGAGAAATTTGCCGATCGTGCCGCCGATGAAGAGCAGCGGGGAGAAGGCGGCGACGGTCGTCAGGACGGCGAAGATGACCGGGATGCCGACGCGCTGCGTTCCCCGAATGGAGGCCTCCAGCGGGTCGCCTGTACGTTCCTGCTCGGCGTACACGTTCTCGCCCACCACGATGGCGTCGTCGACCACGATGCCGATGGACAGGATGAAGCCGAAGAGGGACAGGAGGTTGATCGACACGTCCAGGTACTGCATGAGGATGAACGTGCCCGTAAACGACAAGAAGATGCCGACCGAGGTCCAGAAGGCCAGCCGGGGGGCGAGGAAAAGGGTGAGCGTGAGGACGACGAGGAACAGCCCCAAGATGCCGTTTTCGATCAGCAGGTTGAGCCGGCTGCGGAGGCTCTCGGCCTGGTTCTGCCAGATGGCGGCCTGAACCCCGGCGGGAAGAGACGCCTGCAGGTCGTCGTCGAGGTAGGTCTTGACCGTCTCCTCGATGTCGAGGACCTGCTCCTGGCCCGTGCGGAAGACGTTGAGGATGGCGGCCGGCTCGCCGTTGAAGCGCGTGATGAGGTCGGAGTTCTCGGCAAATCCGTCCTGAATGTTTGCGACCTCACCGAGGCGCACCTTCGTGCCGTCGTCGCGGGTGAGGGCCACGATCTCCTCGAAGTCCTCCTTCGTGTAGTTCTGGCCCTCCGTCCGGATGACGATCTCCTCCTCGTCCGTCTCCACGCTTCCGCCCGGCAGGTCGAGGCTCCCCTCCCGCACGATCCGCGAGACCCGCGCGAGGCTCATGCCGTACTTGCGAAGCGCCTCGCGGGGGGCCTCCACGGAGATCTCGTAGTCCCGCACGCCCCCGATGCGCACGAAGGAGATCTGCGGGTTGCGCGTCAGGTCGTCCTTCACGCGCTGGGCGAGCTCCTTCAGGGTGCGCTCGCTCGCGTCGCCGTAGAGGGCAATCTGGAGCGCCTGCTGCCGGTTGGTGACCTCCGTGACGATCGGCTGCTCGGCCTCCTCCGGAAACGCGGTGATGCGGTCCACCTCGGACTTGATGTCGGTGCGGGCCCGCGAGAGGTCGGCACCGCGCTTTAGCTCGGCGGTCACCACGCCGCTGTTCTCGGTGGCGGTCCCCAGAATGCGGTCGATGCCCTCGACGCCCTCGATGCGGTCCTCGATGCGGCGCACGATGGACTGCTCCACCTCTTCGGGCGAGCCGCCGGGGTAGGTGACCTGGATCTGCACCGAGTCGAGACTAAACTCGGGGAAGACCTCCTGCACGGTGGTGAAGGCCGCCGCGCCGCCCCCCAGAAGGAGCAGAAGCATCAGCAGGTTGGCCGCTACGCCGTTGCGGGCAAACCAGTCGATTGCTCTGTTCATCGATCGAAGATTGGAAAATTACAGGTGGGCAGATTGAGGAAAGGAGACGCCAATTTTCAATCTGCAAATGTTTTATTGGCTCACGCGAATCCTCATGCTGTCGGTCTGGACGCGCAGGTCCGTTGTGATCACGCGGGTGTCCGGGGCGAGCGTCGGGGCGAGGTAGGTGTTCTCCTCCACCGTCTGGATGGGCTCGACGGTGCGCTCAGCCAGCATCGAGTCCCCGACCGCCGTCCAGACGACCGGCGGCTGGTCCGGCGCGCGGGTGTGGACCGCCCGGCGGGGCACCACGTGGTAGGTGCCGTTCCGACGGCCTTCGATGTCGACCGTCGTGTAGGTGCCAATGGCCAGCGGGGGGCGCGTCCGGCCCCGTGGTGCCGGGGGCTCCTCGGGCCGCCGCGACTGGATGGTGGGGGCCTGGTTGTACGGCTCCGGCACGCGCACCACCACGTCGACCGTCCGGGTCTGCTGGTCGATGGCCCCCTCAACCCGATGGACGCGCCCCTCCCACGCGTACGTCCGGTCGCCGTACGCGCTGGTCACCGTGGCCGGGAGCCCGGCGTCGGCGGACTGCCCACTCGTCGCCCACAGGTTTTCGATGAGGGCGGCCTTGCGGGACGGCAGGGACACGACGACTTCGGCCGCTTCCGTGCCGTAGACCGTAGCGACGGGCGTGCCGGGGGCCACGTACGCGCCGAGGTCGGCCTGCTTCCGGCGCACCATGCCGTCGAAGGGCACCTGGAGGCGCGTGCGGCCCAGGTTGGTGCGCGCGTTTTGGAGGGCGGCCCGGGCGCTTTCGAGGGTGGACTGGGCCTGTGCCACCTGCGGCTCGTTGAAGACGAGCCGCCCGAGCTCGGTGCTGTCGGGGGCGGGCGGCTCGCCGGTGCGGCCCCGGAGGCGCTCGTAGTCCTCCCGGGCGGCGCCCGCCTCCTCCTGGGCCTGCAGGAGCTGCACCCGGGCCTGCGTGACCTGCGCCTCGGCCTGCTGCACGGCGCTTCGGTAGTCGGCGGGGTCGATGCGGGCCAGGGTCGCCCCCGCGTCGAACCGGCCGCCGCTCACGAGCGCATCGGAGACGTCGACGAGGCGCCCCCCGACCTCGGCGGTCAGCTCAATCTCGCGGACGGGCCGCACGGTTCCGGTGCCGCGCACGAGGAGGCTGCCGGCACGCACGTCCACGGGAACCGTCGAGACCAGGGGGGACTGCGGCGGCGGGTCGCTCGTCTCCGGCGCCGGGGCGAACACGGTGAGCAGGGCCACGACGGCGGCGGTGCCGAGAAGGAGGCCGCCCCCGATGAGGGACCACTTGAGGGTGCTGGTGTCCATAAATCGAAGGGGTCAGTCAGAAAAGAGGCCGGACGATGGCAAGTCAGGAATCCCTGGGGGCTACCGGAACAGGCGCGGATCGTCGACAGGCTCCGCGTCCGTCCACGGCCCGCCGAGGGCACGATGGAGCGCGAGGCGCGCGTTCACGACGGCCAGCCCCACCCCGGCGAGACGCGTCTGCGCCTGCACGAGGGTGCGCTCCGCGTCGATCAGGGCGAGCACATCCCCCACGCCGCGCTCATAGCGGTCGCGCTGGGCCTGGAACGCATGTCGCGCGGTCTCCACCTGCCGCTCCACCTCGCGGTACCGTCGTCGCTGCTTCTCGTAGGCCACCAGGGACGCCTTCACCTCCTGAAAGGCGGTCAGGACCGTCTGCTCGTAGCGTGCGGCCTGCTGCTTGTAGCGCGCCTCGGCGGCGTTTAGGGCGGCGCGGAGCCGGCCGCCCTGAAACAAGGGGGCCGTCAGTTGGGCGGCGAAGCTGGCGAACACCTGCCCGGGATCCACCAGGTCGGCCAGCTCGCTGCTCTGGGTCCCGCCCTGCCCGGTCAGCGACAGGCTCGGCAGCATCTCGGCGCGCGCCACGCCGATCTCCTGGCGGGCCGCCTCCAGGCGGAGGGCCGCCCCGCGCACGTCGGGCCGCTGCATCAGTAGGTCCGCGGGCAGGCCCGCCGGCACCGGCTCGGGGGCAAGGGGAACGGTCATCGAGTCCGGGAGGAGCGCGCGCTGCTCCCCGGCGAAGCGGCCGAGGAGCGTCGCAAAGCGACTCTGGGCCTCGTAGAGCCGGCGCTCGAGGTCCGGCTGGTCGGCCTGGGCGGCCTGCAAGCTCTGACGGACGGTGTACAGCTGAAACGACGGCACGAGGCCCCGCGCGTAGCGGTCCTCGGTCACGGCGACGCGCTCCTCCAAGAGGCCGACCGTGCGCTCTCCGAGGCGCACCTGCCGCCGGAGGGACGCGATTTGGGCGTACGTCGAGATCGTCTGACTGATGACCGAGAGGCGGGCGGTCTGGAGGTCCGCGGCCGTGGCGAAGTACTGGCTGAGGGCCGCCGTGCGCTGGCTCCGCACGCGGCCCCAGAAGTCGAGCTCGTAGGAGAGGCCGAGCGTGGCCTGGTAGTCGGTAAACTCGAAGCGGTCCGGGCCCTGCCCCCCGCCGATGGCGCCGCCGATGCCGGTGTTGGCGGGCTGGTTCTGGTAGTTGCCCTGCCCGTTGGCCGTGACGCTCGGAAACAGGGGGGCCCGTGCAATCCGGAACTGTGCCGCCAGCTCCTCAACGCGCCCCTGGGCCTCCTCCAGATTGAGGTTGGCGGCAAGGGCGGTGTCGACGAGGGCCGTGAGGGACGAGTCTTCGTAGGCCGCCCACCACCGCGTGGCGTCGTAGGCGGTCGTGTCGGCGGCCGCGGCGGGCAGGGTGGTGTCGCCGGGAGCCGCCTCAAACCGGTCCGGGAGATCCCGCTCGGCGTCCGGGGTGGACATCTCCGGGGTCATCGAGCATCCAGCCACAGTGAGCGTCCCCAACAGAAAGCTGGCGATGAGCAAGCGAGGGCCTATCATTCAGTAGACGTTTCGACGTTGAACGGTTGAACGGATAACGCTACTCACGGGGGGCGGCCCGGGAGCCACTTCCCCCCTTCGGTCGGGGCGCAAGGCCGTGGTAGATGAGGTCGAACAGGTGCTCCTTCCGGGCCTCCACGAACGCGCCCCAGTCGTCCTCCGCGTCGGGGTGCATGATCTGCACGGTCGGCCGCGCCACGAAGAAAAAGAGGCAGGTCGAGACGACAGAGAGCATCGTGTGCTGCGGGTCGACGTCCCGAATCTCCCCGGCGTCCACGGCCGACGCGATGGTATCCACCAGAATTTGGGGCGGCGCATCGCTGGCGTTGGTCGGCTCCTCCAGGTGCGTGCCAAGCAGGCGTCCCCCGGTGAGGTTCTCCTGTACCATCAGGCGCATGGCCGCCTCGTCGGACCGGACGAATTCGACGTACCCGTCGATGAATGCGCGCAGGGTGTGCTCGAAGGTGGAGGCCTCCCGGAGCGACGTGCCGAACGAGGCCATGAACCGCTCCACCGTGTAGGTGAACACCTCCTCGTACAGTGTCCCCTTGTCCTGAAAGTAGTAGTGCAGCATCGCCTTGTTGATGTCGGCGGCGTCGGCGATCGCCTGCATCCGAGCCCCGTGCCGGCCCTCCCGGGCAAACACGTGGAGCGCCGCGTCGAAGATCTGCCGCTCCGTCTCGGAGTACTCGGAAGGAAAGGGGGAAGGGGGGGCCATGGAGAGCGCATCTGAGGCAGAAGCGATTGCTGTAATCGAAGGCCCACTGCTTGGTTCAACCAAATGGTTAACTGTCATGTAAAGAGAGGCGCCTCCCCGGCGGGGCCTGGCGGACCGGGGGCGACGTGAAGGCGGCGCGGTTTCGCCGAAGGGGACAGGGGCCGTCCAGGCGCGCTCCGGACCCGTCGCCGGGGCGGCAATGGGCTTTCCGGAAAGACGACGGCGGCCCCGAAACACCACCCCGTGCCTGCCGTCGGACAGGCGCAGTTGCGTTTTCCTTTTTGCCGATGTCCTCTTCTCGCCATGGCCGACCATCCGCAGTGGGACCACCCGCCCGACCTCCAAATCGAAACGGACGCCGTCTACGAGGCGGCCTTCGAGACCAGCAAGGGCACGATCCACGCTGAGCTCTATCCCGAGCACGCCCCCCACACGGTCAACAACTTCGCCTTCCTCGCCGACGAGGGCTTCTACGACGGCACGCCGTTCCACCGGGTCATTGAGGGCTTCATGGTACAGGGCGGCGACCCCACCGGCACGGGCCGGGGCGGACCGGGGTACGAATTCGACGACGAGATCGACAGCAACCCTCTCACGCACGAGACGGGCGTCCTCTCGATGGCGAATGCGGGCCCCAACACGAACGGCAGTCAGTTCTTCATCACGCGGGCGCCGCAGTCGCACCTCGACGGCAAGCACACCGTGTTCGGCGACGTGACCGATGGGCAGGATGTGGTCGACGCGATCGAAGAGAGCGACACGCTGAAGAGCGTCACCGTCGAGAAGCAGTAGCGCAGGCGACGCGCCGGCCACCGGCCTAGCTGGTTCTTCACAATCGAGCGTTGACATTGCCGGACGCAGCGCCTAGCATTGACGCTGCTACATTACTGGTAGCATCACATTCATCCAGAAGGGTGAAGGGAGCAGGCCCGATGAAGCCCTGGCAACCGCCGTCGGCACCCCCGACGGAAAGGTGCCCCATCCTGCCTCGACCGCTGTCGAGGAAAGATGAGTGGGATCCGCGACCCTCTTGGTTGCTGATCCCCATCTGCTTTCCTGGCGGCTGGGGATTTTTCTTTTGTCTCCGGTCGCGTCGGCACATAACGGAGCGCCCTCCGGGCCTGTCCACGGCTCTT
This window encodes:
- a CDS encoding efflux RND transporter permease subunit gives rise to the protein MNRAIDWFARNGVAANLLMLLLLLGGGAAAFTTVQEVFPEFSLDSVQIQVTYPGGSPEEVEQSIVRRIEDRIEGVEGIDRILGTATENSGVVTAELKRGADLSRARTDIKSEVDRITAFPEEAEQPIVTEVTNRQQALQIALYGDASERTLKELAQRVKDDLTRNPQISFVRIGGVRDYEISVEAPREALRKYGMSLARVSRIVREGSLDLPGGSVETDEEEIVIRTEGQNYTKEDFEEIVALTRDDGTKVRLGEVANIQDGFAENSDLITRFNGEPAAILNVFRTGQEQVLDIEETVKTYLDDDLQASLPAGVQAAIWQNQAESLRSRLNLLIENGILGLFLVVLTLTLFLAPRLAFWTSVGIFLSFTGTFILMQYLDVSINLLSLFGFILSIGIVVDDAIVVGENVYAEQERTGDPLEASIRGTQRVGIPVIFAVLTTVAAFSPLLFIGGTIGKFLGDIPTIVIIVLLLSLVEVLLILPYHLSERPDQEPGTPTLPIRTLNRVRRWVAAQLWTFVRGPLTTALRFATRHYGVTLAAGVSMLFISFSFASNGYIGFSFFPSVQGKLVTAQLEMPVGTTPEATERMTARLQETGYEAIEALEAKAGQDLVENVYVAVGRQPQANSDPGAGGFTATQANVAEVSFEMIDPEERDITSAQFEERWRAETGRVPSARSLSFTANVVSVGKPVSVELSAPTSDKLDRTVAAVQDSLARFGGVFDIKSDQEQGKRELELAMKPGARTLGLSLNDLAGQVRAAFFGLESYRLQRGQNEVRVYTRLPDDQRNSIEDLSNYRIRTAAGAQVPLEEVADVSFGYSPSQINRQDGRRVVTVTADVDPGVTTGNAVKASLQSSVLPNIQREIPGATFTFGGQQRQQRKAQSALVIGFLLALFAIYALLAIPFRSYLQPLVIMSTIPFGWIGALLGHLMLDIQLGLLSIYGIVGLSGVIVNDALVMLDFANEERAKGRDWPDALVRAGQMRFRPILLTSLTTFLGLFPIIVEQSVQAQFLIPMAVSLGVGIVFGTAVLMMIVPSIAMFQDRAVGWVQTRLLGYDEPVKHFGPYEERHSEAPSA
- a CDS encoding efflux RND transporter periplasmic adaptor subunit, which encodes MDTSTLKWSLIGGGLLLGTAAVVALLTVFAPAPETSDPPPQSPLVSTVPVDVRAGSLLVRGTGTVRPVREIELTAEVGGRLVDVSDALVSGGRFDAGATLARIDPADYRSAVQQAEAQVTQARVQLLQAQEEAGAAREDYERLRGRTGEPPAPDSTELGRLVFNEPQVAQAQSTLESARAALQNARTNLGRTRLQVPFDGMVRRKQADLGAYVAPGTPVATVYGTEAAEVVVSLPSRKAALIENLWATSGQSADAGLPATVTSAYGDRTYAWEGRVHRVEGAIDQQTRTVDVVVRVPEPYNQAPTIQSRRPEEPPAPRGRTRPPLAIGTYTTVDIEGRRNGTYHVVPRRAVHTRAPDQPPVVWTAVGDSMLAERTVEPIQTVEENTYLAPTLAPDTRVITTDLRVQTDSMRIRVSQ
- a CDS encoding efflux transporter outer membrane subunit, encoding MIGPRLLIASFLLGTLTVAGCSMTPEMSTPDAERDLPDRFEAAPGDTTLPAAAADTTAYDATRWWAAYEDSSLTALVDTALAANLNLEEAQGRVEELAAQFRIARAPLFPSVTANGQGNYQNQPANTGIGGAIGGGQGPDRFEFTDYQATLGLSYELDFWGRVRSQRTAALSQYFATAADLQTARLSVISQTISTYAQIASLRRQVRLGERTVGLLEERVAVTEDRYARGLVPSFQLYTVRQSLQAAQADQPDLERRLYEAQSRFATLLGRFAGEQRALLPDSMTVPLAPEPVPAGLPADLLMQRPDVRGAALRLEAARQEIGVARAEMLPSLSLTGQGGTQSSELADLVDPGQVFASFAAQLTAPLFQGGRLRAALNAAEARYKQQAARYEQTVLTAFQEVKASLVAYEKQRRRYREVERQVETARHAFQAQRDRYERGVGDVLALIDAERTLVQAQTRLAGVGLAVVNARLALHRALGGPWTDAEPVDDPRLFR
- a CDS encoding TetR/AcrR family transcriptional regulator — translated: MAPPSPFPSEYSETERQIFDAALHVFAREGRHGARMQAIADAADINKAMLHYYFQDKGTLYEEVFTYTVERFMASFGTSLREASTFEHTLRAFIDGYVEFVRSDEAAMRLMVQENLTGGRLLGTHLEEPTNASDAPPQILVDTIASAVDAGEIRDVDPQHTMLSVVSTCLFFFVARPTVQIMHPDAEDDWGAFVEARKEHLFDLIYHGLAPRPKGGSGSRAAPRE
- a CDS encoding peptidylprolyl isomerase — encoded protein: MADHPQWDHPPDLQIETDAVYEAAFETSKGTIHAELYPEHAPHTVNNFAFLADEGFYDGTPFHRVIEGFMVQGGDPTGTGRGGPGYEFDDEIDSNPLTHETGVLSMANAGPNTNGSQFFITRAPQSHLDGKHTVFGDVTDGQDVVDAIEESDTLKSVTVEKQ